Below is a window of Pelosinus sp. IPA-1 DNA.
TTAGTGTAGGTTTTAGACACTGGAAGCGATTTAGCCCAGCACGTTCGGGCCACTGCTCAAATGAAACTGGCCACCGCTTTGTTTTGGTTGCTGTTATTGGTCTGTTATCGCTTGTTTTGACTGCATGCAACGGGAAGGTACAGACTGATCCGCGTACACAGGCACCGTTGGTCAGGGTCGCAACTGTTCAAAACGCCGTATCGGCGCCTCGGTCTTTTACAGGAATCGTGGCTGCGCGGGTGCAAAGCGACTTGGGCTTTCGCGTTTCAGGCAAGGTGTTGGAACGTCTTGTTGATATAGGCCAGACGGTCAGGCGCGGACAACCGATTATGCGAATCGATCCGACTGATCTGGGGCTGGCGATGCAGGCGCAGGAAGAGGGGGCTGCGGCCATACGGGCGCGGGTGCGGCAGACGGCCGAAGATGAAGTCCGGTATCGCGCTTTACTGGCGACTGGAGCGGTGCCAGCCTCAACCTACGATCAGATGAAAGCGGCGGCGGATGAGGCTAAGGCGCAGCTCGGTGGCGCCACGGCTCAGGCCGAGTTAGCGAGAAACGCATCCGGCTACGCTGTATTGTCCGCCGATGCTGATGGCGTCGTGGTGGAAACACTGGCGGAGCCCGGTCAAGTGGTGAGCGCCGGTCAGGTGGTGGTGCGCGTAGCGCATGCTGGACAGAGGGAAGCCGTCATTCGGCTGCCGGAAACACTGCGTCCCGCAGTGGGCTCCGTAGGGCGCGCAGTGCTCTACGGTAAGGAAGAACTGATCGTCCCGGTAAGACTCAGGCAGCTTTCGAAAGCGGCGGATCAACTGACTCGTACGTTCGAGGCGCGGTACGTTCTAGAAGACGCGCTGGCAGATGCTCCTCTTGGTGCGACTGTCACCATTCAACTTGCTCAAGATCAGGCTTTGCCACAAACCGACCTGCAGGTGCCAGTGGGCGCGTTGTTTGATGCTGGCAAAGGCCCGGGTGTCTGGGTGTTTGACGGAGATTCTGCCCGCGTTAATTGGCGCCCGGTGAAGATCCGGAGTTTGGACAATGAGGCCGTGCGTGTTACCGGTGATTTTAATACTGGTGATCGCGTCGTCGCACTCGGTGCTCATCTCCTGCACGAAGGCGACTTGGTGCGGGTGGCGGAAGAAAAGGGGACTAATCCGGTTCCCAGAAGTGGGGGTCAGCTATGAGTGGCTTGAATTTGTCGGCGCTTGCCGTCCGTGAACGCGCTGTGACGCTGTTTCTGATCATCCTCATTTCTCTGGCCGGCATTATTGCTTTTTTCGAGCTGGGGCGTGCAGAAGATCCTGCCTTTACGATCAAGTCGATGACCGTTATCACGGCTTGGCCGGGAGCCACTGCCCAAGAAATGCAGGATCAGGTTGCGGAAAAAATAGAAAAACGTATGCAGGAACTGCGCTGGTACAATCGGACCGATACCTATACCCGGCCCGGACTGGCGTTCACTACGGTGCAGCTGCTTGACAGCACGCCGCCTTCCGAGGTAAAGGAAGAGTTTTACCAGGCGCGCAAAAAGATAAGCGATGAGGTAAGCAATCTTCCTGCCGGCATCATCGGTCCCATGGTGAATGACGAGTACTCGGACGTGACATTCGCGCTGTTTGCCCTGAAGGCTAAAGGGGAACCCCAGCGTCTGCTTGTGCGGGAAGCCGAAACATTGCGTCAGCGTCTGCTGCACGTATCGGGAGTAAAGAAAGTAAATATCGTTGGCGAGCAGAACGAACGCATCTTTGTGTCATTTTCCCATGAGCGGCTGGCGACGCTGGGGATTTCTCCGCAAGATATCTTTACCGCCCTCAACAATCAGAACGCCATCACGCCCGCTGGCTCCATTGAGACGACCGGGTCGCAGGTTTTTATCCGCCTTGACGGGGCCTTCGATGAATTGCAGAAGATCCGTGACACGCCGGTAGCGGCTCAGGGCCGGACTATAAAACTGTCAGATATCGCCTCGGTCGAACGCGGCTATGAGGACCCGGCGACCTTCCTTATCCGCAGCAACGGCGAGCCAGCACTATTGATGGGCATCGTGATGCGTGAGGGCTGGAATGGTCTTGATCTGGGCAAGTCACTGGATGAGGAGGTTGCATCAATCAATACCGGGCTGTCGCTGGGGATGAGTCTGACCAAGGTGACGGATCAGGCCGTCAACATTCGTTCGGCAGTTGACGAATTCATGATCAAGTTCTTTGTCGCTCTCGGTGTTGTAATGCTGGTGAGTTTTTTGAGCATGGGCTGGCGTGTGGGCATTGTGGTCGCAGCGGCAGTGCCGCTGACGCTGGCCGTCGTATTCATTGTCATGGCTGCTACCGGCAAAAATTTCGACCGCATCACGCTCGGATCGCTAATTTTGGCGCTGGGGCTTTTGGTGGATGATGCTATCATTGCCATTGAGATGATGGTGGTGAAAATGGAGCAAGGCTATGACCGCATTACTGCATCTGCCTATGCCTGGAGCCATACCGCTGCTCCCATGCTGTCCGGTACCTTAGTGACCGCAATTGGTTTTATGCCAAATGGCTTTGCCCGGTCTACAGCCGGTGAATACACTAGCAACATGTTTTGGATTGTGGGCACTGCGCTGATCGCGTCCTGGGTTGTTGCCGTTGCGTTCACCCCTTACATAGGCGTTAAGCTGTTACCGGAGATTAAGAAGGTTGAAGGGGGCCATGCCGCCATTTACGATACTCCGAGATACAATCGCTTCCGCCGCCTGCTGGAGACTGTCATCCGGCGCAAGTGGCTCGTTGCCGGGGCCGTGGTTGTTGCCTTTGTGTTCGCTATGTTTGGCATGGGTGCAGTGAAGAAGCAATTCTTCCCGACTTCCGACCGTCCCGAAGTTCTGGTTGAGGTGCAGATGCCCTATGGCAGCTCCATTGAACAGACCAGCACCGCTGCG
It encodes the following:
- a CDS encoding efflux RND transporter permease subunit, encoding MSGLNLSALAVRERAVTLFLIILISLAGIIAFFELGRAEDPAFTIKSMTVITAWPGATAQEMQDQVAEKIEKRMQELRWYNRTDTYTRPGLAFTTVQLLDSTPPSEVKEEFYQARKKISDEVSNLPAGIIGPMVNDEYSDVTFALFALKAKGEPQRLLVREAETLRQRLLHVSGVKKVNIVGEQNERIFVSFSHERLATLGISPQDIFTALNNQNAITPAGSIETTGSQVFIRLDGAFDELQKIRDTPVAAQGRTIKLSDIASVERGYEDPATFLIRSNGEPALLMGIVMREGWNGLDLGKSLDEEVASINTGLSLGMSLTKVTDQAVNIRSAVDEFMIKFFVALGVVMLVSFLSMGWRVGIVVAAAVPLTLAVVFIVMAATGKNFDRITLGSLILALGLLVDDAIIAIEMMVVKMEQGYDRITASAYAWSHTAAPMLSGTLVTAIGFMPNGFARSTAGEYTSNMFWIVGTALIASWVVAVAFTPYIGVKLLPEIKKVEGGHAAIYDTPRYNRFRRLLETVIRRKWLVAGAVVVAFVFAMFGMGAVKKQFFPTSDRPEVLVEVQMPYGSSIEQTSTAAAKIETWLAEQAEAKIVTAYVGQGAPRFYLAMAPEMPDPSFAKIVVRTDNQDEREALKFRLRQAVADGLTPEARVRVTQLVFGPYSPFPVAFRVMGPDADTLRAIAAEMRQVMDASPLVRTVNTDWGSRTPIMHFTLQQDRLQAVGLTSSGVAQQLQFLISGVPVTSVREDIRMVPVVARAAGNIRFDPEKIAGFTLAGASGQRISLQQVGSSDVRMEDPILRRRDRTPTITVSGDVAEGLQPPDVSTAVMKDLQPIIENLPPGYRIEQAGSIEESGKATKAMLPLFPIMMMLTLLTIILQVRSISAMIMVFATSPLGLIGVVPTLLLFQQPFGINALVGLIALSGILMRNTLILIGQIHTNEKEGLELFEAVVEATVQRSRPVILTALAAILAFIPLTHSVFWGTLAYTLIGGTFAGTVLTLIFLPAMYAIWFRIKPDVAMLKKKSAGLK
- a CDS encoding efflux RND transporter periplasmic adaptor subunit; translated protein: MSNEFSVGFRHWKRFSPARSGHCSNETGHRFVLVAVIGLLSLVLTACNGKVQTDPRTQAPLVRVATVQNAVSAPRSFTGIVAARVQSDLGFRVSGKVLERLVDIGQTVRRGQPIMRIDPTDLGLAMQAQEEGAAAIRARVRQTAEDEVRYRALLATGAVPASTYDQMKAAADEAKAQLGGATAQAELARNASGYAVLSADADGVVVETLAEPGQVVSAGQVVVRVAHAGQREAVIRLPETLRPAVGSVGRAVLYGKEELIVPVRLRQLSKAADQLTRTFEARYVLEDALADAPLGATVTIQLAQDQALPQTDLQVPVGALFDAGKGPGVWVFDGDSARVNWRPVKIRSLDNEAVRVTGDFNTGDRVVALGAHLLHEGDLVRVAEEKGTNPVPRSGGQL